The Methylomusa anaerophila genome has a segment encoding these proteins:
- a CDS encoding nucleoside recognition domain-containing protein — translation MSGILKPMTTLADVCAEADKIRLSSGNTLGDSIVSDIYANAEQIAHKVISRKAQAKSSWDAKLDDILTSRLLGYPIMLALLGMIFWITIEGANVPSGMIADALFAVQDQLTAWFELAGAPAWLHGVLVLGLYRGLAWVVSVMLPPMAIFFPLFTLLEDLGYLPRVAFNMDNFFKKCKACGKQALTMCMGFGCNAAGIVSCRIIDSPRERLIAMLTNNFVPCNGRFPTLIAIAAIFVGGAFAAGYEPLVAALAITAVVLLGIATTFAVSWTLSHTILKGEPSSLILELPPYRPPQIGAIIYRSIIDRTLFVLKRAVIMAAPAGAITWILGNVYIGDMSIIGHLAGWLQPLGYSIGLDGFILLAFILGLPANEIVVPILLMSYLSTGQMVEFDSLEELRQILLNHGWTWLTAVSAMLFCLLHWPCTTTLLSVYKESGSYKWTFLSFLIPTAIAFAVCFIVAQSARFLGLA, via the coding sequence ATGAGCGGAATTCTGAAGCCGATGACGACGCTGGCGGATGTCTGTGCTGAGGCGGATAAAATTCGCCTCAGTTCCGGCAATACGCTGGGTGATAGTATTGTATCCGACATTTACGCCAACGCGGAACAGATAGCGCATAAAGTAATCAGCCGTAAAGCACAAGCAAAATCCTCCTGGGATGCTAAACTTGATGATATCCTTACCTCCCGTTTGTTGGGTTACCCGATCATGCTGGCGCTATTAGGGATGATCTTTTGGATCACCATTGAAGGCGCCAACGTGCCCTCCGGGATGATTGCCGATGCCCTGTTCGCCGTCCAGGATCAGCTTACTGCATGGTTTGAGCTCGCAGGCGCCCCGGCATGGCTGCACGGGGTACTTGTTTTAGGTCTGTATAGAGGCTTAGCCTGGGTGGTATCGGTTATGCTGCCGCCAATGGCCATCTTTTTTCCCTTGTTTACCCTGCTGGAAGACCTGGGTTATTTGCCGCGAGTCGCTTTTAACATGGATAATTTCTTCAAAAAATGCAAGGCATGCGGCAAACAGGCTTTAACCATGTGCATGGGCTTTGGCTGCAATGCCGCCGGTATCGTATCCTGCCGGATTATTGACTCGCCGCGGGAACGGCTCATCGCCATGCTGACCAACAATTTCGTTCCCTGCAACGGGCGTTTTCCCACCCTCATCGCTATTGCCGCCATCTTTGTCGGCGGCGCATTCGCGGCCGGATATGAGCCGTTAGTTGCCGCGCTGGCGATAACCGCAGTTGTTCTGTTAGGCATTGCCACAACATTCGCTGTATCCTGGACACTATCCCATACCATCCTTAAGGGTGAACCCTCATCCCTGATCCTAGAATTGCCGCCTTACCGCCCGCCGCAGATTGGCGCCATCATTTACCGTTCCATAATCGACCGCACGCTCTTCGTATTAAAGCGGGCTGTAATCATGGCCGCTCCGGCAGGGGCTATCACCTGGATACTCGGCAATGTCTACATAGGAGACATGAGCATAATCGGCCACCTTGCCGGCTGGCTGCAGCCTCTCGGCTATTCTATCGGCCTTGACGGGTTCATTCTCCTGGCCTTCATCCTTGGCCTCCCCGCAAATGAGATCGTGGTTCCAATCCTGCTCATGAGTTATTTGTCCACAGGCCAAATGGTTGAATTCGATAGTCTGGAAGAACTTCGCCAAATATTACTCAACCACGGCTGGACCTGGCTGACTGCCGTCAGCGCAATGCTCTTCTGCCTGCTGCACTGGCCGTGCACCACCACATTGCTTTCAGTATACAAAGAGTCCGGCAGCTACAAATGGACCTTCCTGTCCTTCCTCATCCCAACAGCAATTGCTTTCGCCGTATGTTTCATTGTAGCCCAATCGGCTCGTTTCTTAGGTTTAGCCTAA
- a CDS encoding FeoB small GTPase domain-containing protein, with protein MNMPGENRSRVLREHFGIVPEAGQYVIALAGNPNVGKSTVFNALTGLRQHTGNWPGKTVDNAQGTFTYRQKPFLLVDLPGTYSILAHTVEEQVARDFICFGQPDATLVVLDATCLERNLNLALQVMEITPNVIVCVNLIDEARKKNISIDFPALEKELGTPVVAAAARNGEGLDTLRETLYQVSTGARKGNPRQLVYSPPVEAAVEKLLPNIQRLVDHKLNPRWVALRLLDGDKAFVESIRLHLDLQTKSEMLQEAAVI; from the coding sequence ATGAATATGCCAGGAGAAAACCGCAGCCGGGTACTGCGCGAACATTTCGGCATAGTCCCGGAGGCAGGACAATACGTAATTGCCCTGGCCGGCAACCCCAATGTTGGCAAAAGCACTGTATTTAACGCCCTGACAGGTCTACGCCAGCACACCGGCAACTGGCCCGGCAAAACGGTAGATAACGCCCAAGGCACCTTTACTTATCGGCAGAAGCCCTTCCTGCTGGTGGACCTGCCAGGAACATATTCCATACTGGCGCACACTGTGGAAGAACAGGTCGCCCGTGACTTTATCTGCTTTGGTCAGCCGGATGCCACCCTTGTGGTTCTGGATGCCACCTGCCTGGAACGGAATCTGAACCTTGCCCTGCAGGTCATGGAAATCACCCCGAATGTCATTGTGTGTGTCAATCTCATAGACGAAGCCAGAAAGAAAAATATCAGCATTGATTTCCCGGCGTTGGAAAAAGAGCTGGGTACGCCTGTCGTGGCTGCCGCCGCCCGTAACGGGGAAGGCTTGGATACTCTCCGGGAGACCCTGTATCAAGTCAGCACCGGCGCCCGTAAAGGCAATCCCCGGCAACTTGTTTATTCGCCGCCTGTAGAAGCGGCAGTGGAAAAGCTTCTCCCGAATATTCAGCGCCTCGTCGACCACAAGCTAAACCCCCGCTGGGTTGCTCTCCGGCTATTAGACGGGGATAAGGCATTTGTTGAAAGCATCCGCCTGCATCTGGATCTTCAGACCAAATCTGAAATGCTCCAGGAGGCAGCAGTAATATGA
- a CDS encoding FeoA family protein, with amino-acid sequence MQSPEKLLSLADLTVGTTGKISSVELDGLLRRRILDLGILPGTSVQCVRKSPAGDPIAFSVRGTTIALRSNDASLIKVYPI; translated from the coding sequence ATGCAAAGCCCTGAAAAACTACTATCTCTGGCAGATCTTACGGTAGGCACAACCGGCAAAATATCGTCCGTAGAGCTTGACGGCCTGCTCAGGCGGCGAATTCTGGACCTGGGTATTCTACCGGGAACTTCGGTGCAGTGCGTCCGCAAAAGTCCGGCAGGCGACCCCATAGCCTTCAGCGTGCGCGGCACTACCATAGCGCTGCGCAGTAATGACGCCAGTCTGATTAAGGTGTACCCCATTTAA
- a CDS encoding C40 family peptidase, whose translation MRIYKFHVTLIALLTFCVTLITPISPAAAFSLTDVLPQAAQTDTSSDGGNMLMNILLGLLLGNFVNKFANVQSKLPDDISKVLGVATGSGTTSGSAKGAQVVETAKTLMGVPYVFGGNSVTRGLDCSSFTQYVMKQNGIRLPRTAAEQFAGGTPVNKTDLRIGDLVFFTTYKPGASHVGFYMGDGNFIHASSAQGQVGISSLSDAYYTQQYIGARRYIK comes from the coding sequence ATGAGAATCTATAAATTTCATGTGACCCTGATCGCTCTCCTGACCTTTTGCGTCACGCTCATCACCCCAATCTCACCTGCAGCTGCGTTTTCGCTAACCGATGTTTTGCCGCAAGCCGCCCAAACTGATACTTCTTCCGACGGCGGCAATATGCTGATGAATATTCTGCTGGGCTTATTGCTGGGGAACTTTGTCAACAAGTTTGCCAACGTTCAATCTAAACTTCCCGACGATATTTCGAAAGTATTAGGCGTTGCCACCGGTTCCGGCACAACCTCCGGCAGCGCTAAGGGCGCTCAAGTTGTGGAAACCGCCAAAACGCTTATGGGCGTACCTTATGTTTTCGGCGGTAACAGCGTTACCCGCGGCCTGGACTGCTCCAGCTTTACCCAGTATGTAATGAAACAAAACGGAATAAGACTTCCCCGTACGGCTGCCGAGCAATTTGCCGGCGGTACGCCGGTGAATAAGACTGACCTGCGGATTGGCGACCTGGTATTCTTCACCACTTATAAGCCGGGAGCATCCCATGTAGGATTTTACATGGGCGACGGGAATTTCATTCACGCCAGCTCGGCCCAGGGGCAGGTAGGCATCAGTTCACTTAGCGACGCCTATTATACTCAGCAATATATCGGCGCACGCCGCTATATCAAGTAG
- a CDS encoding spore coat protein, protein MSIALTQKEKLLLQDQQSHEGICVQKYQAYASQAQDPQLKQLFGSYASQEQQHLNTLTQILNGQVPVMSSQQGQQTAQSGAQSAVQPSPQGTTNNQSDSVLCNDMLMTEKFVSGAYDTAIFEFTDTNVRQALNHIQKEEQKHGEGIFQYMQSKGMYNPK, encoded by the coding sequence ATGTCAATAGCATTAACGCAAAAGGAAAAGTTGCTTTTGCAAGATCAACAAAGCCATGAGGGGATTTGTGTGCAAAAATATCAAGCCTATGCATCGCAAGCGCAAGACCCCCAATTGAAACAATTATTCGGTTCCTATGCCAGCCAAGAGCAGCAACACTTAAATACCCTAACGCAAATATTAAACGGCCAGGTGCCGGTCATGTCATCACAACAAGGCCAACAAACTGCCCAAAGCGGTGCGCAAAGCGCAGTCCAGCCATCGCCGCAAGGAACAACAAACAATCAAAGTGATAGTGTTCTTTGCAACGATATGCTAATGACCGAAAAATTTGTCTCCGGCGCCTACGATACGGCCATTTTTGAATTTACCGACACCAACGTGCGTCAAGCTCTCAACCATATCCAAAAAGAAGAGCAAAAACACGGTGAAGGCATCTTCCAATACATGCAAAGCAAAGGTATGTACAATCCGAAGTAA
- a CDS encoding FecCD family ABC transporter permease encodes MTGWHKNKAVLFTFMGVLLAGAILLSLAWGQVYVPAQSMLAVIGKQLNFPGLQGVGLTQEQTAVVWHIRMPRTLVGLLVGAALGVSGAVLQGVFGNPLADPGIIGVSSGAALGAVIAIALGVTANGIFYMPFFALSGALLAVGITVSLAQREGKIPVMVLLLAGVAVSMLLAALTNGILTFMNEYRLREFLFWMVGGLDYRRWDHVYLIAVPVLAGISILCLLARHLNILVLGEQEARSVGVPAAAFRLLLLFVAAVTTATAVCVSGAIGFVGLIVPHIMRLLIGAEHRTLLPACALAGGLFLVGCDTLGRMLVPPAEIRVGIMTALMGAPYFLYLLRRAQKGGGLL; translated from the coding sequence ATGACAGGCTGGCATAAAAACAAAGCTGTTTTATTTACATTTATGGGTGTATTATTAGCCGGTGCCATATTGTTGTCGCTGGCTTGGGGGCAGGTGTACGTGCCTGCCCAGTCCATGCTGGCGGTCATTGGCAAGCAATTGAATTTCCCCGGATTGCAGGGGGTGGGCCTGACCCAGGAACAGACGGCGGTTGTCTGGCACATCCGGATGCCGCGCACCCTGGTGGGGCTGTTGGTGGGAGCGGCGCTGGGCGTATCCGGGGCGGTCCTGCAAGGTGTGTTTGGCAATCCCTTGGCTGATCCGGGAATTATCGGGGTATCCAGCGGGGCGGCATTGGGGGCGGTTATCGCCATAGCTTTGGGGGTTACGGCGAACGGCATCTTTTATATGCCGTTCTTTGCGCTGTCCGGCGCTTTACTGGCGGTGGGAATAACCGTGTCTCTGGCCCAGCGGGAGGGGAAAATACCGGTAATGGTGTTATTATTGGCAGGCGTGGCGGTGAGTATGCTGCTGGCGGCGCTGACAAACGGCATTTTGACCTTTATGAACGAATACCGGCTGCGGGAGTTTTTGTTCTGGATGGTGGGCGGCTTGGATTACCGCCGCTGGGATCACGTGTATCTGATTGCCGTGCCGGTTCTTGCCGGCATCAGTATATTATGTCTGCTGGCCAGACATCTCAATATTTTGGTGCTGGGCGAGCAGGAAGCCCGGTCGGTAGGAGTGCCGGCGGCTGCTTTCCGCCTGTTGCTGCTGTTCGTGGCGGCGGTGACCACTGCCACGGCCGTATGCGTTAGCGGTGCCATCGGTTTTGTCGGTTTGATTGTGCCGCATATTATGCGGCTGTTGATCGGGGCGGAGCATCGCACGCTGCTGCCGGCTTGCGCCCTGGCGGGCGGCCTGTTTTTAGTCGGTTGCGACACTTTGGGGCGGATGCTGGTTCCGCCGGCGGAAATTCGTGTGGGGATTATGACCGCCTTAATGGGAGCGCCGTACTTTCTCTATCTGTTGCGCCGGGCGCAGAAAGGAGGGGGACTGTTGTGA
- a CDS encoding ABC transporter ATP-binding protein: MTAQQALTAENVSISIGVKPILRDITFTVRPGEFVGIIGPNGAGKSTLLRGLRGLTPMAAGKVKVLEQPIRNLGDKQMARVAAYMQQEVNVGFGFTALEVVLAGRYPYLKWWQNERGEDYRIAHKYMAFTGVEQLADRPVQQVSGGERQRILLAKVLTQETPLIFLDEPTASLDLLYQEEIFRYCQVMCRQGKTVLIIAHDIKLAAKFCSRLILLAGGAIVADGTPAEVITVENLEKAYGLHSAVFINKVTGNLDIHTYAAATDTAGRQTVHIIGGGGSAGNIIRVLHEKSYSLTGGVFQSGDTDTDVALAFGMDAVLGQPFSPIDAGQGEQNREKIVNADWAVLTNLYYGEQNLDNLDAAFAARKLIVIEDTPIEQRDFTGGKAVRIYRQLIERPQVTVMTAAQFVAGIDGRHNADQLEEERKKWDAYCF, encoded by the coding sequence ATGACCGCACAGCAGGCGCTTACAGCCGAAAATGTAAGTATCAGCATCGGGGTGAAACCTATTTTGCGGGATATTACTTTCACGGTTAGGCCGGGAGAGTTTGTCGGCATAATCGGTCCCAACGGCGCGGGGAAAAGTACGCTGCTGCGCGGTTTGCGCGGTCTCACTCCTATGGCGGCGGGAAAGGTAAAAGTATTGGAACAGCCAATACGCAATCTGGGTGACAAGCAAATGGCGCGCGTTGCCGCCTATATGCAGCAGGAAGTCAACGTAGGCTTCGGGTTTACGGCGCTGGAAGTGGTGCTGGCCGGACGCTATCCCTATTTGAAATGGTGGCAGAATGAGCGGGGCGAGGACTACCGGATTGCCCACAAGTACATGGCTTTTACCGGCGTGGAACAGTTGGCGGATCGGCCGGTGCAACAGGTATCGGGCGGCGAACGGCAGCGGATTTTGCTGGCCAAAGTGCTGACCCAGGAGACGCCGCTCATTTTTCTCGACGAGCCGACGGCAAGTCTCGACCTTTTATATCAGGAAGAAATTTTCCGGTATTGCCAGGTGATGTGCCGGCAGGGCAAGACGGTACTCATCATTGCTCATGATATAAAGCTGGCCGCCAAATTTTGTTCCCGGCTGATTTTATTGGCCGGCGGCGCGATCGTTGCCGACGGAACGCCGGCGGAAGTCATTACGGTGGAAAATCTGGAAAAGGCCTACGGTCTGCATTCGGCTGTTTTCATTAACAAAGTGACCGGCAATCTGGATATTCACACTTATGCGGCGGCCACTGACACTGCCGGGCGGCAGACCGTCCACATCATCGGCGGCGGCGGTTCAGCCGGAAATATAATCCGGGTATTGCATGAAAAATCCTATAGTTTGACCGGCGGTGTTTTTCAGTCCGGTGACACGGATACGGACGTAGCGCTGGCTTTTGGGATGGATGCCGTGCTGGGACAGCCATTTTCCCCCATTGATGCAGGGCAAGGCGAGCAAAACCGGGAAAAAATCGTCAATGCCGATTGGGCGGTCCTGACCAATCTTTATTACGGCGAGCAAAATTTGGATAATCTTGATGCCGCTTTTGCTGCCAGGAAGCTTATCGTGATCGAGGATACACCCATCGAACAGCGGGATTTTACCGGCGGCAAGGCGGTTCGTATATACCGCCAGCTGATAGAACGGCCGCAAGTCACCGTCATGACGGCGGCGCAATTTGTGGCGGGAATAGACGGACGGCATAATGCCGATCAACTGGAAGAGGAGAGAAAAAAATGGGACGCATACTGTTTTTGA
- the cobN gene encoding cobaltochelatase subunit CobN, with protein sequence MGRILFLTNIDRQYIMMDQARDYLEKEGRLPGGSQVLLLNDASNWGPDCPQMFSGSDLVLFSWMGTSHDTHFLKKATAFLREQGIIHTLLATDPDPEDTVHGVTPAEREIMRTYLLYSGMENYRNLWLWLACTYSNADLAYQKPQPLLWNGIFHPQADTPFTNGREHHRRYCRPDRPTIGILFPRDEWVWADLAYQTALVAEIERQGMNAMAVFSHWARNPEVNAPGVDDTVQAYFYVDGMPVIDVLLNTFKFSLTVGRPVDQEFLHRLDVPVLQAYGLLQPCQDWQDSIEGMTPMEVSCSISMPEFDGIIHGVPVAAKENLPDGTRRYLPIPDRLAAVVRKAGKWARLRRKANSEKKIAIIFHNYPATNSNIGSAQGMDSPASIRLLLQHMAARGYRVDHIPADSQTLMNELLAQATNDRRFLTDEQIENAPGKVSEVQYRQWFGELAAENQEQLRREWGAPPGDVFYYDGELLVPGMLNGNIFITVQPPRGFGEDPGKILHSPDCAPTHHYLAYYHWVRDIWQADAVVHVGTHGTLEWLPGKGMGLSRQCYPDLAIGDLPNVYPYLITIVGEGIQAKRRGAACLIGHLPPPMSHADIYEELAELEKLLDEYAHFKLNQPGNTEVVANLIREKVLAANLSEDLPEQPFDEYVQRLHAYVTDIKNMQIRVGLHVLGCPPQNDMLAEYLLALTRMDNGDIPSLPKTIAAVYGYDYYELIEQSGQLLPDGSKTCGALLDDIRDHCRQVVTLLAECDFSIAETERILNLPWAVQAQQPLREQLRQVTRYICEKLVPSVGQTDQEITNLLRALESRYIEPGPAGSPTSGMADILPTGRNFYGVDPRTLPSPAAWEIGKTLGDGVIERYIREEGRYPENIGMVIWCGANMRSHGQCIAEFLYLLGVKPVWQKGSLRVVDLEIIPAPELKRPRIDVMARISGLLRDAMPTAAAWMDKAVGLVAQLDESPEVNYVRKHVLNDAKQLAAEGVDSCQAWEQACYRVFGCPPGAYGAGVGHLLEEKNWETVDDLAKVYVRWGAHAYGSKVNGAFVPQLFSKRLGSLDVTVKNEDNREVHMLNSDDFNAYHGGMIAAVRSLKGEAPRSYCGDSSDRQHVALRSLAEEFKRLFRGEVMNPKYIEGMKQHGYKGAADLAGVVAHCYEWDATSDVMEDWMYDGLAQKYALDGEMRQWMQEVNPWALQRIADKLLEAEQRGLWQADNETKQELQRLYLAIEGELEERGDENLKEKCNETMYLVNR encoded by the coding sequence ATGGGACGCATACTGTTTTTGACTAATATCGACCGTCAGTACATCATGATGGACCAGGCCCGGGATTACCTGGAAAAAGAAGGCCGCCTGCCGGGGGGCAGCCAGGTCCTGTTGTTGAATGATGCCAGTAACTGGGGACCGGATTGTCCCCAAATGTTTAGCGGGAGTGACCTGGTGTTGTTTTCCTGGATGGGAACCAGCCACGACACTCATTTCTTGAAGAAGGCGACCGCCTTCTTGCGGGAACAAGGCATTATCCATACCCTGCTGGCAACCGACCCTGATCCGGAAGACACCGTCCACGGCGTCACGCCGGCGGAGCGGGAGATAATGCGTACCTATCTGCTCTACAGCGGTATGGAAAATTACCGGAATCTCTGGCTGTGGCTGGCTTGCACCTACAGCAATGCAGACCTGGCATACCAAAAGCCGCAGCCTTTGTTGTGGAACGGTATTTTCCATCCCCAGGCCGATACGCCGTTTACCAACGGCAGGGAGCACCACCGCCGGTACTGCCGTCCGGACCGGCCGACAATCGGCATCTTGTTTCCCCGCGATGAGTGGGTGTGGGCGGACTTGGCATACCAGACAGCGCTGGTGGCGGAGATCGAACGGCAAGGCATGAACGCGATGGCGGTGTTCAGCCATTGGGCGCGCAACCCGGAAGTTAACGCGCCGGGCGTGGATGATACCGTACAAGCTTACTTTTATGTGGACGGCATGCCGGTCATTGATGTGTTGCTTAATACCTTTAAATTTTCTTTGACGGTAGGCCGGCCGGTTGACCAGGAGTTTCTGCACCGTCTGGATGTGCCGGTCCTGCAGGCGTATGGCCTTTTGCAGCCTTGCCAGGACTGGCAGGACAGCATTGAGGGCATGACGCCCATGGAAGTATCCTGCAGTATTTCCATGCCGGAATTTGACGGCATCATTCATGGGGTGCCGGTAGCCGCCAAAGAAAATCTGCCGGACGGGACCAGAAGATATCTGCCCATTCCCGACCGGCTGGCCGCGGTGGTGCGTAAAGCCGGCAAATGGGCCAGGCTGCGCCGCAAAGCCAACAGTGAAAAGAAGATCGCCATTATTTTTCATAATTATCCGGCCACCAATTCCAATATCGGCAGCGCCCAGGGCATGGATTCGCCGGCTAGCATCAGACTGCTGCTGCAACATATGGCGGCGAGGGGTTACCGTGTGGATCACATTCCGGCCGACAGCCAGACGCTGATGAATGAATTGCTGGCTCAGGCTACCAATGACCGGCGCTTTTTAACCGACGAACAAATTGAAAATGCTCCCGGGAAGGTAAGCGAAGTGCAATACCGGCAATGGTTCGGCGAATTGGCGGCGGAAAATCAGGAGCAGCTGCGGCGGGAATGGGGAGCGCCTCCCGGTGATGTTTTTTATTATGACGGTGAATTACTGGTTCCCGGTATGCTGAACGGCAATATCTTCATTACCGTGCAACCGCCGCGGGGGTTTGGCGAAGATCCCGGGAAAATACTGCATTCGCCGGACTGCGCACCAACGCATCATTATTTGGCTTATTACCACTGGGTACGGGATATCTGGCAGGCGGACGCGGTGGTGCACGTGGGCACTCATGGGACGTTGGAATGGCTGCCCGGCAAAGGGATGGGACTGTCGCGGCAATGCTATCCTGATTTGGCCATCGGTGATTTGCCTAATGTGTATCCGTATCTGATTACCATAGTCGGCGAAGGCATCCAGGCCAAGCGCCGCGGCGCCGCCTGCCTGATCGGGCATTTGCCGCCGCCCATGAGCCATGCCGATATCTATGAGGAATTAGCTGAGCTGGAAAAGCTGCTGGATGAGTATGCCCATTTCAAATTGAACCAACCCGGCAATACAGAAGTCGTGGCCAACCTGATTCGGGAAAAAGTACTTGCCGCCAATTTGAGCGAAGACCTTCCCGAACAGCCCTTTGACGAATATGTCCAGCGTCTGCACGCCTACGTTACCGATATAAAAAACATGCAAATCCGGGTGGGACTGCACGTATTGGGCTGCCCGCCGCAAAATGACATGCTGGCGGAATATTTGCTGGCCCTTACCCGTATGGACAACGGGGATATTCCGTCGTTGCCCAAAACCATTGCCGCCGTCTATGGGTATGACTATTACGAACTCATTGAGCAAAGCGGCCAGCTGCTGCCGGACGGCAGTAAGACCTGCGGGGCGCTGCTGGATGATATCCGGGATCACTGCCGTCAAGTGGTGACCCTCCTGGCAGAGTGTGATTTCTCTATCGCTGAAACGGAGCGGATCCTGAACCTGCCGTGGGCGGTCCAGGCTCAACAACCGCTGCGGGAACAATTGCGGCAGGTCACACGGTATATCTGCGAAAAATTGGTCCCCAGCGTGGGGCAAACCGACCAGGAGATAACCAATTTACTGCGGGCGCTGGAAAGCCGCTACATTGAACCGGGTCCGGCCGGCTCGCCCACCAGCGGCATGGCGGACATTCTGCCGACAGGACGCAACTTTTACGGCGTTGACCCGCGTACGCTGCCCTCCCCGGCCGCCTGGGAAATCGGCAAGACTTTGGGCGACGGCGTCATTGAGCGCTATATCAGGGAAGAGGGCCGGTATCCGGAAAATATCGGCATGGTGATATGGTGCGGCGCCAATATGCGCAGCCATGGCCAGTGTATCGCCGAATTTTTATATTTACTGGGGGTTAAGCCGGTATGGCAGAAAGGCAGTCTGCGGGTGGTGGATTTGGAAATTATTCCGGCGCCTGAACTGAAACGGCCGCGGATTGATGTGATGGCCCGCATCAGCGGGCTGCTGCGCGATGCTATGCCCACGGCCGCTGCCTGGATGGACAAGGCGGTCGGCTTGGTTGCCCAATTGGACGAAAGCCCGGAAGTTAATTACGTGCGCAAGCATGTGCTCAATGATGCGAAGCAATTGGCGGCAGAAGGCGTCGACAGTTGCCAGGCCTGGGAACAAGCCTGTTATCGCGTGTTTGGCTGTCCGCCGGGAGCTTACGGAGCCGGCGTCGGGCATCTTTTGGAAGAAAAAAATTGGGAGACGGTGGACGATCTGGCGAAAGTATATGTACGCTGGGGAGCCCACGCCTATGGCAGCAAGGTTAACGGCGCGTTTGTACCCCAGTTGTTCAGCAAGCGTCTGGGCAGTCTGGACGTTACCGTCAAAAACGAGGACAACCGGGAAGTGCATATGCTCAATTCCGATGATTTTAACGCCTACCACGGCGGCATGATTGCCGCGGTGCGCAGTCTAAAAGGCGAGGCGCCCCGTTCCTACTGCGGTGACAGTTCCGACAGGCAGCATGTGGCGCTGCGCAGTTTGGCGGAAGAGTTTAAACGCTTGTTCCGGGGGGAAGTAATGAACCCGAAATATATTGAAGGAATGAAACAGCACGGCTATAAAGGAGCGGCCGATTTGGCCGGCGTGGTGGCCCATTGCTACGAGTGGGATGCCACCAGTGACGTGATGGAAGATTGGATGTACGACGGTTTGGCGCAAAAATACGCCCTCGATGGGGAGATGCGCCAGTGGATGCAAGAAGTTAATCCCTGGGCGCTGCAGCGTATCGCCGACAAACTGCTGGAAGCCGAGCAGCGTGGTTTGTGGCAGGCGGATAACGAGACCAAGCAGGAGCTGCAGCGGCTCTATCTGGCTATCGAAGGGGAACTGGAAGAACGTGGTGATGAAAATTTGAAGGAGAAATGCAATGAAACTATGTACCTTGTCAACCGGTGA
- a CDS encoding adenosylcobinamide amidohydrolase, translated as MKLCTLSTGDDVYRYYKSIVLMFAAERKVLSTAVLNGGYQENLTAVFNHDVNPGAGMACTLRAPTYEGHMRLIAQEAGLDPDTVSGMGTAASMENVSIKTESYQTLTVTALVTGGVEVNGGRVGDPATHFQPVDKSVIYKPGTINIMLVIDADMPPGTLARALVTCTEAKTAALQELMAGSNYSNGLATGSGTDQSIVIANPASPLYLESAGKHSKLGELIGRAVKQAVKEALLRQTGLSPAQQHSVLQRIKRFGVKEENLWQEYAADNGGNVIKPRFLEHLYQLDTDPQLVTYTSLYVHLLDQFLWELLSGEEIRPAGNELLALVAGKFGVPAPVIAGPELEDCLQAWTRLVIRIVREKYSC; from the coding sequence ATGAAACTATGTACCTTGTCAACCGGTGATGATGTCTACCGGTATTATAAAAGCATTGTCCTTATGTTTGCCGCCGAGCGTAAAGTCCTCAGCACGGCGGTGCTGAACGGCGGCTACCAGGAAAATTTGACGGCTGTATTTAATCATGATGTCAATCCCGGCGCGGGGATGGCCTGCACATTGCGCGCGCCCACTTATGAGGGGCATATGCGGCTGATAGCGCAGGAAGCAGGGCTTGATCCCGATACGGTGTCCGGTATGGGGACAGCCGCTTCCATGGAAAATGTGTCCATAAAGACTGAAAGCTATCAAACCCTGACAGTAACTGCCCTGGTAACCGGCGGCGTGGAGGTGAACGGCGGCCGGGTAGGCGATCCGGCCACCCATTTTCAACCCGTCGACAAAAGCGTTATCTATAAACCGGGGACCATCAACATCATGCTGGTAATTGACGCCGACATGCCGCCCGGTACACTGGCCAGGGCGCTGGTCACCTGTACCGAAGCCAAAACAGCGGCGCTGCAGGAACTCATGGCCGGCAGCAATTATTCCAATGGTTTGGCCACAGGGTCGGGAACCGATCAAAGCATTGTTATCGCCAATCCGGCTTCGCCTTTGTATCTGGAGAGTGCGGGCAAGCATTCCAAATTAGGGGAACTGATCGGCCGCGCAGTCAAGCAAGCTGTTAAAGAGGCCTTACTGCGCCAGACCGGACTGTCGCCGGCGCAGCAGCACAGCGTACTTCAGCGCATCAAACGCTTCGGCGTAAAGGAAGAAAACTTGTGGCAGGAATATGCGGCGGACAATGGGGGAAATGTCATTAAACCGCGGTTTTTGGAGCACTTGTATCAGTTGGATACAGACCCGCAGCTGGTTACCTACACGTCCCTGTATGTTCATTTGCTGGATCAATTCCTCTGGGAATTGTTGTCCGGCGAGGAAATCAGGCCGGCCGGCAACGAATTGCTGGCCCTGGTTGCCGGTAAGTTCGGTGTCCCGGCGCCGGTGATTGCCGGACCGGAACTTGAAGACTGCCTTCAGGCCTGGACGAGGTTGGTGATTCGTATTGTGAGGGAAAAATACAGTTGCTAA